The genomic window GGGTGTTTTTGGTGCATTACCTAATACATCATTTAGTCAAAATATAGGATTAATCCCATTAACAAAAGTAGCTAGTCGTTATGTAACAATGATGGCTGGAATATTATTAGTTATTTTGGGGCTATTTCCTAAATTTGCAGCATTAATTAATATAATGCCACAGCCAGTACTTGGTGGAGTAGGAATTGTTATGTTTGGAACAGTAGCAGCAGCTGGAATTCAAACTTTAAGTCGTGTAAAGTTAAACAATCGTAATATATTAATAATTGCTACATCAATGGGATTAGGATTAGGAGTTACATTTCGTCCAGAATTTATATCTCAATTACCAGAGGCATTAAAAATGATTTTTCATCAGGAATTTCGACTGGAACAATTGTAGCTTTAATATTAAAATGTATTATTAAAAGAAAAAGAATAAGAAAATTTATGAGGTGATATAAGTGGAAAGATTAAAAAAGTGTATTGTAGAAGAAGGACGAGCATTATCTGAAAATGTATTAAAGGTTGATTCATTCTTAAATCATCAAGTAGACCCAGATTTGATGTATGAAATGGGAACTTATTTTAAAAATTATTTTAAAGAACATGGAATTACAAAGATATTTACAATTGAAAGCTCAGGGATTGCTCCAGCTGTTATGACCGCAATACAAATGAATTTGCCAATGGTAACACTAAAAAAGCAAACATCAAAAATTCTAACTGGAGATGTTTATCAAACAACCGTACATTCATTTACAAAAGGATCAGATTATGAATTAACATTATCTAAAAAATATATTACGGAAGAAGACAATATATTAGTGATAGATGACTTTTTAGCAAATGGTGAAGCTGCATTAGGAGCTGTACGTTTAGTTGAAGGAGCAGGAGCTAAAGTTGCTGGAATCGGAATTGTTATTGAAAAATCATTTCAACCTGGACGTAAGATGTTAGATGAAAAAGGATATGATGTATATTCGTTAGCACGTATTAATAAGCTTGGAAAAGATTTAATTGAATTTGTAAAATAGAGAAATAAGTTGTTTCAAAATTTTATTTTGAGACAACTTATTTCTATTTATAACATTAATATTGGGGGCTATTTTAAAAGCATGTGGCCTATTAATTAGAAGATTGGGCATTATTATTTTGAGAATTTTGTCCATTGTTTTTTTTGCTCATTAATAATTGGTTTATAAATATTAAAGGATATATCAATTTTGCATACTTTTATTATAAAAACTGATTGTGGCAATACAGTGGCAATTGTGTAAACAAATAAAATATTATAGAAAATAGCGGTTAGTACCTAGAACAATAGATACAAATATAAAATGTATAATATATAATAGTGTGTGTATAGGTTTCGAATAAAAATATGTGTACATCTAAAAGATGTGTTTATTGTGTTTAAAGAATTTGTATTGGATAACAACTTTAAATAATTGTAAAGAAATAAATTATAATTGAGCAGAAAGGAAGACTCTCATGCTTAAGATAGCAGTTTGTGATGATGAAGTAATTCAGAGAATAGATACTGTAAAGAAAATTAAAAAGGGTTTAGAAAACAATTATTGTGATTATAACTATGATATTAAACAATTTAGTAGTGGAGAACAACTACTTTTCTCTGGTGGTTATTTTGATATTGTGTTTTTAGATATAAAAATGGGAAAGCTTTCAGGTATAGATATAGCTAAAAACATTAGGAAAAATAATAATGATACAAAGATTATTTTTATAACAGCTTTTCAAGAATATGTTTTTGATGCATTTGATGTATCTGCATTTCATTACCTTATAAAACCTGTAGCTGAAGAAAAAATATTAGAAATTATTAATAGAATTTTAAAGGAAATTAGTCATATAACAAGTAATGAACAGTGTATTGTGATAAATAGAGGAAAAAGTACAATAAAAGTGATATTAGATAATGTAAGTTTTTTTGAGGTACAGAATAGAGTTATAAATATACATACTGAAAGAGAAGTAATACAGTATTATGATAAGATTGCAAATGTAGAGGCGAAGGTTCCTAAAGAGAGCTTTTTTAGGTGCCACAGAAGTTACATAGTAAACCTTAAATATGTAAAGAAGTTTAATAAAACAGAAATAATGTTAAATGATAATACGAGAATAGCGCTGTCAAAAGTAAATATGATGAATTTTCCCACGCTTTTCTAAAGTATATAAAGAGAGGTGCAATATAAAAAGTGACCATCTTTAGTTTAATTGAAAAAATGCTATTTGGGGTTTCTTGTATACTAAATTTTTATATATTATATATAGTAATTAAAAGGTTTTTAGGATTTAGGATCAAGCCACAATATGTGATTATAACAATGCTGATAACAGGCAATATTCCTTTCTTAATTGTAGAGAAACTTAATATAGAAAGCGTTTATCAATGGATACCCACAACCATATATATTTTTGTTTTTCTTTAATATTTTGTAAAGGTACATGCCTCAAGAAGCTTATAGTTACTATAATTTATAATTGTTTTAATGAACTTATACAGTATATAACAGTGCCTGTAATTTATACATCAGAGTATATTGTTATATTAAATTCATCTGTTCAGACACAACAGATAAGGGATATAGTAAACTACTTATTTTTAATTATTACACAATTAATTTACATCTTAATACTTAAATTTATATTAAAAAATTATTATATTGATAATGGGTTTAAAGATTTCAAATATATGTTGTTTTTTGTTGTTCCTAATGTGTTTATAGTAGCTTTATTATGTGAATATTTTAAGGAATATTATAAAGGCAATAATATGAGTAATTCGTTATTTAATAATATAAAAATGATGGGATTTGCATCTATGGCTTTAATTTGTGGGGTGTTTACTGTAATAATTTTGGACAGGCTCATAAAGGAAAATGCCCTGCGTCAGAAGGAAGCATTATTAGCACATCAATTTAATATACAAGCGAGACATTATAAAGATTTGCAGATACAATTTAAAAATACTAGGATGTTTAAACACGACATAAATAATCACCTGATTTGTATTAAAAATTTAATTGCTAATGGTGATATAAAAAGTACAGAACAGTACATAAAAAAGATAACTGAGTCATTGGAAAATCTTAATTTAAAAGTAAACACTGGGAATCCATTTGCAGATGCTGTTATAAGTGAAAAATATAATATAAGCATAGATAAAAATATAGATTTTAAGTGTAATGTAAAAATGCTGAATGGAATAAACATGGACCCTTTTGATTTATGTGTAATACTTGGTAATGCCTTAGATAATGCAATAGAGGCTTGTGAAAAAATTACAGACGAAAGTATAAAAAAATATATACATATAACAAGTACATTCAATAAGTCATTTATAGTATTTGAAATAAAGAATAGTATGAAGGGATATATACATAAAAATCATATGAGTACAGATAAGGGGGATGCTATAAATCACGGATTAGGGCTTTTGAATATTGAAAGTATTGCGGATAAGTATTTTGGAACTACTTATATTGAAAATAGTGAAAATATATTTGAACTAAGTATTATGCTTCAAGTTCTATAGTGTTCTATTCACTACAAATAAAAGTCTATTCACAACAATAACATTATTTTTATTTTATATGTTCCGAAGATGTTAATAGATACACATTTATATTTATTAACACAAAAGGGAGGTATATATGTGAAAATAGGTGCAACATCAAATATGATTTTTAATTCTATGTCAACAGGACTAAAGTACAATAATCATTCAGGAAAAGGGATGAGTCCTTTAGAAAAACAAAAGTTTCAGTTGCAAGAACAAATGAAAAAGATTGAGGAAAGTAAGTCTTCTAAAGAAAGTAAGGAAAATTCAATTAAAGAACTTCAAGAAAAACTTGAAGAAGTTGAAGCACAGTTAGCTAAGGAAAAGCTTGAGAAATCAACTGAAAAAACAAAAGTTGAAAAATGAAAAAGATAAAAGAAATTGAAGAACAAAGAGCAGCAGAAGAAAGTAAAAAGAAAAATTCTCAGGTAATAAATAAAAATGTTATGATTGGAATTACTTCAGCTTCATCTCATCAAAAAATTGGAAAAGTTGCATACTCAGTGTATAGACAGGCTGAAGCTAAAGGTGATATGGAGGTGGCACAAAGAGCATTAAGATATACTTCTTCTGAGATTAAAAAATCAGCACAAAGCAAAAAGTTGATTGAGAGAGGTATAAAAGAGTACAAAAAACAAATGGATAATGTTAAAAAAGGTGACACTAAAAAAGTTATCACTGATAAGATTATTAAAGAAAATAGTGTTATGGATATGAAAGTTGATTCAACTACTGTGGAAGAACATAGCAGGGATACCTCAAAGATTGCGCCAAATAGTGAAATTAAAGTTCAATCTAGTGAGGATACCTCAAATATTGTTGCAAACACTCAAATTAAAACTGAACCTAGTGTAAAAGAAGCATTGAAATGATAAAGAAATGTCCTTAAAATAGAAAGCAATTTCTACTTTAAGGACATTTCTTTATTATGTATAGTATTGACATTTACGTTGCGTAAAGATTTATAATTAGTTTGAAGTACTTCTAAAATAAATTTAAATAATGTAATGTAAGATGGAATCCTTTAATGGAGGAGAAGGTATTGAATAAATTGATAAAGATTAGTGAAGCTTCTAAAAAATATGATATATCTGCAAAGAACCTTAAGGTATTATTATGAAGAGGTGGGATTATTAAAGAGTATAAGAAATAAAGAAGTCTAATTATAGGATGTATGATCAATATAATATGAAAAAATTAAGAACAGAATTTTGCACTTTTTTAAAAATATGCAATTTTCCCTACAAAGAGATTAGTGTTTTATTAACGTATAAAGATAATATAGAAACATGATGAAAATTCTTTTTTACAAAGTTAAAAGAAATAAATGAGAGCATAGAACAAACTTACTAATTTTAAAGATATTTTAAATTCTGTCATTAAAATTAGTAAAGAAATAGAGTATAGAGAACATAAATATTTGCAATTTTATTAAAGGGAACAAATTTATATTAATAAGAGAAAAATGAAGGGATGATTTATATGAAGAAATAGTATTATAACTGTTGAATTTGGGTACTGAAATTATTGTTCCTATGGTAGACCCTAATCAAAATGGAACAGTAATAGATAGAATCAAATCTATGAGAAGTTTGATAGAGAATAGAATGAGTAAAACAAATTCCACTTAATTAGGTTAAAAGGATAATGAGGAAATGAAGGAATTTCAGTATAGAGATTTTTATTAAAAGATAGAGTAGTTTTTGATGGCTGCTTATCTAAATATTGGGTATGGAAGTAAAAGAAGATGAGATTATAAGAGATATAGAAAATGTAATTATTAAGAATATATCCGAGATCGACGAATCTTTCATCCAGCCCAGATTAATTTTAAGTATATAAGTACACTGTAAAACTGTAATGTAATGAAAGGTTGTCTCTAAAATGAATTTTAAACACAATATATTGATTAATCTGAAAATTAATCAATATATTGTGTTATTTTTTGCTTTGAGACAACCTCCTTTTTTCTGTAAATTTATTATAAAAATTTTAGTTTATAAAATTGAGAAATTTCTATAATTAAAAAATTCTAAATACATAATGCAAATGTCTTATATTATAGAATTATGCAGAATTTCTAAGTTTATTCTAAAGTATTTTTAGTTAGGTAAAAATCAAACTTATTTATTAGAGTATAGTAAAATAATTCACAATATCACATATGATTTAGGGAATTTATTTGTTTTAATATGAAAACTTATGATATAATGCGTAACAAAAAATTTTTAATTCCAATAAAGGACATTTATATATATAAAGTTTATGTAGCTAATAGTCGTACTAAATAATAGACACATACATCAAAGATATTTAAATTAAATATGTTAACAAAGAGTTATATAGAGATTTTTAAAAATATAGTCCTAGCTAGAAATGATAAAGGAAGTTTTAAAAGAGCAAAACAATATTCTTCTAAAACAGAGCGCGATTAAAAGATTAAGGTGGCTTTACTATTATGTCAAACAGTTTATAAAAATAACTTTTTCATAGGTGATTTCATCTTTAGTAAAATCAGAAGAAAAAAGATATGCAGTAAAAATTTAGAATCAGATAAAAAAGAAGTTAATCAAGAGGTTTCATTTCAAAATTCTAAAGATACCAAAAAATATGGAAAAAGGAATATAACCGTGAGAAAAAGATAGTTTGTATGGGGATGGGATGGTGATGATAACCTCTAGTTTCTGGGTCATGTTGTTACCTTAAGGCATGTGAGTTTAAAAATACTGAAGGTGGGAGAGAGGATATAGATAATATGCTCGAAGATGAGATGTTAACAGTATACAAGCTATGTTATTTTTAAAGGTAAGGAAGGACATTTACCTTCTTTTCAAGCTGTGAAAATTATAGGGGAAAGTGGATATGGATAACAATAGAAATAAGGATAATTCACCAGAAATGTATTTTAAAAAAGGTGCCAAAGTATGACTATTATTGGAGTGTAGATAAAAAAATATTTGGTTAAAAGATTTAAAAATTTAGAACAAGAACAACAAAAGTTGTTTATCCTTGTTTATTTCACAATCCCATAAGAAGAATAATATGTGAAAAAAATAGAGAAACAGGGCATTAAGTTTTGCGGTTTCAGATTAGCAAAAAAATCCAAATGAAGTTTTGAAATTAAATGAACAATTTGCTAGAAATGCTATGAGATTATTATTATTGATATGATGAGTTATGACAATCTTTATATTAGAAAAAAAGATTAAATGAATTATTAAATATGAATCACTTAAGAAGTATATAATCTGCTTTTAAACATAGGAAGCTAACTGAGTTAATACTGTCAGGGTTATTTTTAGAATTAAGGCAAAAATAAATAATCCAATATTAATTGAAGAAGCCACAAAAACTTTGATAGAATCTAAAATAAAGTAGGCACAGGAGTAATTATGCAAAAGGAATTGTAAAAGGAGTAT from Clostridium sp. MB40-C1 includes these protein-coding regions:
- a CDS encoding LytTR family DNA-binding domain-containing protein, yielding MLKIAVCDDEVIQRIDTVKKIKKGLENNYCDYNYDIKQFSSGEQLLFSGGYFDIVFLDIKMGKLSGIDIAKNIRKNNNDTKIIFITAFQEYVFDAFDVSAFHYLIKPVAEEKILEIINRILKEISHITSNEQCIVINRGKSTIKVILDNVSFFEVQNRVINIHTEREVIQYYDKIANVEAKVPKESFFRCHRSYIVNLKYVKKFNKTEIMLNDNTRIALSKVNMMNFPTLF
- a CDS encoding sensor histidine kinase, producing the protein MDTHNHIYFCFSLIFCKGTCLKKLIVTIIYNCFNELIQYITVPVIYTSEYIVILNSSVQTQQIRDIVNYLFLIITQLIYILILKFILKNYYIDNGFKDFKYMLFFVVPNVFIVALLCEYFKEYYKGNNMSNSLFNNIKMMGFASMALICGVFTVIILDRLIKENALRQKEALLAHQFNIQARHYKDLQIQFKNTRMFKHDINNHLICIKNLIANGDIKSTEQYIKKITESLENLNLKVNTGNPFADAVISEKYNISIDKNIDFKCNVKMLNGINMDPFDLCVILGNALDNAIEACEKITDESIKKYIHITSTFNKSFIVFEIKNSMKGYIHKNHMSTDKGDAINHGLGLLNIESIADKYFGTTYIENSENIFELSIMLQVL
- a CDS encoding xanthine phosphoribosyltransferase, whose product is MERLKKCIVEEGRALSENVLKVDSFLNHQVDPDLMYEMGTYFKNYFKEHGITKIFTIESSGIAPAVMTAIQMNLPMVTLKKQTSKILTGDVYQTTVHSFTKGSDYELTLSKKYITEEDNILVIDDFLANGEAALGAVRLVEGAGAKVAGIGIVIEKSFQPGRKMLDEKGYDVYSLARINKLGKDLIEFVK
- a CDS encoding FlxA-like family protein, with the protein product MKIGATSNMIFNSMSTGLKYNNHSGKGMSPLEKQKFQLQEQMKKIEESKSSKESKENSIKELQEKLEEVEAQLAKEKLEKSTEKTKVEK